One Natator depressus isolate rNatDep1 chromosome 6, rNatDep2.hap1, whole genome shotgun sequence DNA window includes the following coding sequences:
- the LOC141989722 gene encoding zona pellucida sperm-binding protein 1-like, with protein sequence MGLACRYFVGLVLLWSLRIALGQGDFHRISFSVLQHEYDCGDYGMQLLVFPSQGRTVRFKVVDEFGTPFEVTNCSICLHWVTSGEQGAMIFSAGYNGCHVQKKDGRNHLQVRVEELLSARAIAATYDVNMTCPKPTERDLTPEETMRPVPQPQPGLVRPVPQPQPGLVRPVPQPQPGLVRPVPQPQPGLVRPVPQPQPGLVRPVPQPQPGLVRPVPQIYPPPSNIGAHLTEEQCRVVAGKMPCADAPGQAACFQAGCCYDETDLTTPCYYGNTVTVQCLLDGHFVLVVSRDMSDHPIILESVRLAYDQAGCDPIRMTEAFVIFRFPLMQCGTTVQVIHDKLIYENQLISGIDIRTGPDGSITRDSTFILHARCIYNASDFLPVQVEVFLPPTPAPVTQAGPLRLELRIATDPSYRSYLTERDYPVVKVLRDPLYMEVRILHRTDPSLVLVLHQCWATPSANPLQQPQWPILVDGCPFLGDNYRTQLVPVGPASSELPFPTHHQRFVLSTFAFVDSASQVVLEGEVYIYCSASACYPSRLEPCRTMCPSGAATRGRRFLDINNGTGEPQDLVSSPGPVIFQESPEPWREHIYENKGEFSVKPE encoded by the exons ATGGGGCTGGCCTGTAGGTATTTTGTGGGCTTAGTGCTGCTCTGGTCCCTAAGGATAGCCCTTGGGCAGGGGGACTTCCACAGGATCAGCTTCTCTGTCTTGCAACATGAGTATGACTGTGGAGACTATGGGATGCAGCTGCTGGTCTTTCCCAGCCAGGGCCGCACCGTCCGCTTCAAAGTTGTGG ATGAGTTTGGGACACCCTTCGAAGTTACCAACTGCTCCATCTGTCTCCATTGGGTCACATCTGGCGAGCAAGGAGCGATGATCTTCTCGGCTGGCTACAATGGCTGTCATGTCCAGAAGAAG GATGGGCGTAACCACCTGCAGGTCCGAGTGGAGGAACTGCTGAGCGCCAGGGCCATCGCTGCCACCTATGATGTGAACATGACCTGCCCCAAGCCCACTGAACGTGACTTAACCCCAGAGGAGACCATGCGCCCGgtgccccagccgcagccgggcctggtgcgcccggtgccccagccgcagccgggcctggtgcgcccggtgccccagccgcagccgggcctggtgcgcccggtgccccagccgcagccgggcctggtgcgcccggtgccccagccgcagccgggcctggtgcgcccggtgccccagccgcagccgggcctGGTGCGCCCGGTGCCCCAAATATATCCTCCACCAAGCAACATAG GGGCCCATCTCACAGAGGAGCAGTGCCGTGTGGTGGCTGGGAAGATGCCCTGTGCGGATGCCCCAGGCCAAGCTGCTTGCTTCCAGGCTGGCTGCTGTTATGATGAGACTGACCTCACTACTCCCTGCTACTATGGCAACACAG TCACTGTTCAGTGTCTCCTGGATGGTCACTTTGTTCTGGTGGTCTCCAGGGACATGTCTGATCACCCCATCATCCTGGAGAGTGTCCGGCTAGCCTATGACCAGGCAGGGTGTGACCCCATCAGGATGACTGAGGCTTTTGTGATCTTCCGCTTCCCCCTCATGCAGTGCGGCACCACAGTCCAG GTGATCCATGACAAACTGATCTATGAGAACCAGCTGATCTCTGGCATCGACATCCGGACTGGGCCAGACGGCTCCATCACCCGGGACAGCACCTTCAT CCTCCATGCTCGCTGCATCTACAATGCCAGTGACTTTCTGCCAGTCCAGGTCGAGGTCTTCTTGCCCCCCACACCTGCTCCAGTCACCCAGGCAGGACCCCTCCGGCTTGAGCTGCGCATCGCCACAG acccgaGCTACAGATCCTATCTCACAGAGAGAGACTACCCTGTGGTGAAGGTGCTCAGGGACCCTCTCTACATGGAGGTTCGCATCCTGCACAGAACAGACCCGTCCCTGGTTCTGGTTCTACACCAGTGCTGGGCCACCCCAAGCGCTAACCCCCTGCAGCAGCCGCAGTGGCCCATCCTGGTGGACGG GTGCCCGTTCCTGGGAGACAACTACAGAACCCAGCTTGTGCCCGTGGGCCCTGCCTCATCTGAGCTGCCCTTCCCGACTCACCACCAGCGCTTCGTCCTCTCCACCTTTGCCTTTGTGGACTCCGCCTCCCAGGTGGTGCTTGAGGGAGAG GTGTACATTTACTGTAGCGCCTCGGCTTGCTACCCCTCTCGGCTGGAGCCCTGCAGGACCATGTGCCCATCAGGAGCTGCTACAA GAGGCCGCCGGTTCCTGGATATCAACAATGGGACAGGAGAGCCCCAGGACCTGGTGAGCTCTCCTGGCCCTGTGATCTTCCAGGAGAGCCCTGAGCCGTGGAGAGAGCACATCTATGAGAACAAGGGTGAGTTTTCTGTTAAACCCGAGTAG
- the LOC141989723 gene encoding LOW QUALITY PROTEIN: zona pellucida sperm-binding protein 1-like (The sequence of the model RefSeq protein was modified relative to this genomic sequence to represent the inferred CDS: inserted 1 base in 1 codon): MAWHNNEWKPGGFKAQGAHLTEEQCRVVAGKMPCADAPGQAACFQAGCCYDETDLTTPCYYGNTVTVQCLVDGHFALVVSRDMSDHPIILDSVRLAYAQTRCDPIRMTEAFVIFHFPLMQCGTTVPVIGDKLIYENKLISGIDIQTGPDGSIIWDSIFVLHARCIYNASDFLPVQVDVVLPPTPAPVTQAGPLQLELHITTDLSYRSYLTERDYPVVKVLRDPVYIEVRILQRTDLSLVLVLHQCWAXPSANPLQQPQWPILVDGCPFLGDNYRTQLVPVGSELHFPTHHQRFVLSTFAFVDSASQIALDGEVYISFSASACYPSQLEACRTSWRPATSKSDLFYL; the protein is encoded by the exons ATGGCTTGGCACAATAATGAATGGAAGCCTGGTGGCTTCAAGGCACAAG GGGCCCATCTCACAGAGGAGCAGTGCCGTGTGGTGGCTGGGAAGATGCCCTGTGCGGATGCCCCAGGCCAAGCTGCTTGCTTCCAGGCTGGCTGCTGTTATGATGAGACTGACCTCACTACTCCCTGCTACTATGGCAACACAG TCACTGTTCAGTGCCTCGTGGATGGTCACTTCGCTCTGGTGGTCTCCAGGGACATGTCTGATCACCCCATCATCCTAGACAGTGTCCGGCTAGCCTATGCCCAGACGAGGTGTGATCCCATCAGGATGACAGAGGCTTTTGTGATCTTCCACTTCCCCCTCATGCAGTGTGGCACCACAGTCCCG GTGATTGGGGACAAACTGATCTATGAGAACAAGCTGATCTCAGGCATTGACATTCAGACTGGGCCAGATGGCTCCATCATCTGGGACAGCATCTTCGT CCTCCATGCTCGCTGCATCTACAATGCCAGTGACTTCCTGCCAGTCCAGGTCGATGTCGTCTTGCCCCCCACACCTGCTCCAGTCACCCAGGCAGGACCCCTCCAGCTTGAGCTGCACATCACCACAG ACCTGAGCTACAGATCCTATCTCACAGAGAGAGACTACCCTGTGGTGAAGGTGCTCAGGGACCCTGTCTACATAGAGGTTCGCATCCTGCAGAGAACAGACCTGTccctggttctggttctgcaccagTGCTGGG ACCCAAGCGCTAAccccctgcagcagccacagTGGCCCATCCTGGTGGACGG GTGTCCATTCTTGGGAGACAACTACAGAACCCAGCTTGTGCCCGTGGGCTCTGAGCTGCACTTCCCAACTCACCACCAGCGCTTTGTCCTCTCCACCTTTGCCTTTGTGGACTCAGCCTCCCAGATAGCACTTGATGGAGAG GTGTACATTTCCTTTAGTGCATCTGCCTGTTACCCCTCTCAGCTGGAGGCCTGCAGGACCAGCTGGAGGCCTGCTACAAGCAAATCTGATCTATTTTATCTGTAG
- the PRPF19 gene encoding pre-mRNA-processing factor 19, translated as MSLICSISNEVPEHPCVSPVSNHVYERRLIEKYIAENGTDPVNNQPLSEEQLIDIKVAHPIRPKPPSATSIPAILKALQDEWDAVMLHSFTLRQQLQTTRQELSHALYQHDAACRVIARLTKEVTAAREALATLKPQAGLIVPQAMPSSQPNITGAGEPMDLGELAGMTPEIIQKLQDKATVLTTERKKRGKTVPEELVKPEELSKYRQVASHVGLHSASIPGILALDLCPSDTNKILTGGADKNVIVFDKSSEQILATLKGHAKKVTSVVFHPSQELVFSASPDATIRIWSVPSATCVQVVRAHESAVTGLSLHATGDYLLSSSDDQYWAFSDIQTGRVLTKVTDETSGCALTCAQFHPDGLIFGTGTMDSQIKIWDLKERTNVANFPGHSGPITSIAFSENGYYLATAADDSSVKLWDLRKLKNFKTLQLDNNFEVKSLIFDQSGTYLALGGTDVQIYICKQWTEILHFTEHSGLTTGVAFGHHAKFIASTGMDRSLKFYSL; from the exons ATGTCCCTCATCTGCTCGA TCTCAAATGAAGTGCCAGAGCACCCCTGCGTGTCTCCGGTCTCAAACCATGTCTATGAGCGAAGACTGATTGAAAAATACATCGCGGAAAATGGGACTGACCCAGTGAACAACCAGCCGCTGTCTGAAGAGCAACTGATTGACATCAAAG TTGCCCACCCGATCCGGCCCAAACCACCCTCGGCCACCAGCATCCCGGCCATTCTGAAAGCCCTTCAGGATGAGTGG GACGCTGTCATGCTGCACAGCTTCACACTCCGCCAGCAGCTGCAGACCACCCGCCAGGAGCTGTCGCACGCACTGTACCAGCATGACGCTGCCTGCCGTGTCATCGCCCGTCTCACCAAAGAGGTCACTGCTGCCAGAGAAG CGTTGGCGACTCTGAAACCCCAGGCTGGCCTCATAGTCCCCCAGGCCATGCCGTCTTCCCAGCCCAACATCACG GGTGCTGGCGAGCCGATGGATCTGGGAGAGCTAGCAGGCATGACCCCCGAGATCATCCAGAAG CTTCAAGACAAAGCCACGGTGCTGACCACGGAGCGTAAGAAG AGAGGCAAGACGGTTCCAGAGGAGTTGGTGAAGCCGGAGGAGCTCAGCAAGTATCGACAGGTGGCCTCACATGTG GGCTTGCACAGCGCCAGCATCCCTGGGATCCTCGCTCTGGACCTTTGTCCTTCCGACACCAACAAGATCCTCACAG GCGGGGCGGATAAAAACGTCATTGTCTTTGACAAGAGCTCGGAGCAGATCCTGGCGACTCTCAAAGGGCACGCCAAGAAGGTCACCAGCGTAGTGTTCCATCCATCCCAG GAGCTGGTGTTCTCTGCTTCTCCCGATGCCACTATCCGGATCTGGTCGGTCCCAAGCGCCACTTGCGTGCAGGTTGTCCGGGCCCATGAGAGCGCCGTGACGGGGCTGAGTTTGCATGCCACGGGCGACTATCTCCTGAGCTCCTCTGATGACCAG TACTGGGCTTTCTCTGATATCCAGACAGGCCGTGTGCTCACCAAGGTCACAGATGAGACCTCTGGCTGCG cTCTCACCTGTGCTCAGTTCCACCCTGATGGGCTCatttttgggacagggactatgGACTCTCAAATCAAGATCTGGGACTTGAAG gaACGCACCAACGTGGCAAACTTCCCAGGGCACTCCGGTCCCATCACCAGCATCGCGTTCTCAGAGAATGGCTACTACCTGGCCACGGCCGCTGATGACTCCTCCGTCAAACTCTGGGATCTGCGCAAGCTCAAGAACTTCAAGACGCTGCAGCTGGACAATAACTTTGAG GTGAAGTCCCTCATATTTGACCAGAGTGGTACCTACTTGGCCCTGGGTGGCACGGACGTCCAGATCTacatctgcaagcagtggacGGAAATCCTCCACTTCACAG AGCACAGTGGCCTGACTACGGGTGTGGCCTTTGGCCACCATGCTAAATTCATCGCTTCCACAGGCATGGACAGGAGCCTGAAGTTCTACAGTCTGTAG
- the TMEM109 gene encoding voltage-gated monoatomic cation channel TMEM109 isoform X2 produces the protein MLLRGALASEIPGAERRAGEMTGWDPKVWCCCQALLQPAVAILMSVAFLHVAVGSTRHYHREAWREAAVQADFLSQLAQGMRETLEEWIGRDTLQLVTENVSAGFWIVSSGISAGLIILSGIAGQILSTFGVNGDHVVQPLKLGPAQVQTLLLWGLAAVVGYWLLSQLLGLLLSILGRVMWGLKVVVFLGCFLLIVSAAPNPSVQALLLLCLLTLYALLGRLSGARHSGSQLEAKVRNLEWQVEELRRRQRRVSPRNLEQDE, from the exons ATGCTGCTACGTGGGGCCTTGGCGTCAG AGATTCCTGGGGCTGAGAGGAGAGCTGGAGAGATGACTGGGTGGGATCCTAAGGTctggtgctgctgccaagccCTGCTCCAACCTGCTGTGGCTATCCTGATGTCAGTCGCTTTCCTTCATGTAGCCGTGGGGAGCACTCGGCACTATCACAGGGAAGCTTGGAGAGAGGCGGCTGTCCAGGCTGACTTCCTGTCCCAGCTGGCTCAGggcatgagggagaccctggagGAGTGGATTGGCCGGGACACACTTCAGCTAGTGACAGAG AACGTCTCTGCCGGGTTCTGGATTGTGTCCTCCGGCATCTCGGCAGGTCTGATCATCCTGTCCGGAATCGCAGGGCAGATCCTAAGCACCTTCGGAGTGAATG GTGATCACGTGGTCCAGCCCCTTAAGCTGGGCCCTGCCCAGGTACAGACCCTGCTGCTGTGGGgcctggctgctgtggtgggctatTGGCTGCTCTCGCAGCTGCTGGGCCTGTTGCTGTCCATCCTGGGACGTGTCAtgtgggggctgaaggtggtggtcttcctgggctgcttcctgctgATCGTCTCGGCGGCGCCCAACCCCTCGGTGCAGGCCTTGCTGCTGCTGTGCCTGCTCACCCTGTATGCCCTGCTGGGGAGGCTGAGTGGGGCGCGCCACTCCGGGAGCCAACTGGAGGCCAAGGTGCGCAACCTGGAGTGGCAGGTGGAGGAGCTGCGACGCCGGCAGAGGCGGGTATCCCCCAGGAACCTGGAGCAGGACGAGTGA
- the TMEM109 gene encoding voltage-gated monoatomic cation channel TMEM109 isoform X1, whose protein sequence is MQSLPKMGAEIPGAERRAGEMTGWDPKVWCCCQALLQPAVAILMSVAFLHVAVGSTRHYHREAWREAAVQADFLSQLAQGMRETLEEWIGRDTLQLVTENVSAGFWIVSSGISAGLIILSGIAGQILSTFGVNGDHVVQPLKLGPAQVQTLLLWGLAAVVGYWLLSQLLGLLLSILGRVMWGLKVVVFLGCFLLIVSAAPNPSVQALLLLCLLTLYALLGRLSGARHSGSQLEAKVRNLEWQVEELRRRQRRVSPRNLEQDE, encoded by the exons ATGCAATCACTGCCTAAGATGGGTGCAG AGATTCCTGGGGCTGAGAGGAGAGCTGGAGAGATGACTGGGTGGGATCCTAAGGTctggtgctgctgccaagccCTGCTCCAACCTGCTGTGGCTATCCTGATGTCAGTCGCTTTCCTTCATGTAGCCGTGGGGAGCACTCGGCACTATCACAGGGAAGCTTGGAGAGAGGCGGCTGTCCAGGCTGACTTCCTGTCCCAGCTGGCTCAGggcatgagggagaccctggagGAGTGGATTGGCCGGGACACACTTCAGCTAGTGACAGAG AACGTCTCTGCCGGGTTCTGGATTGTGTCCTCCGGCATCTCGGCAGGTCTGATCATCCTGTCCGGAATCGCAGGGCAGATCCTAAGCACCTTCGGAGTGAATG GTGATCACGTGGTCCAGCCCCTTAAGCTGGGCCCTGCCCAGGTACAGACCCTGCTGCTGTGGGgcctggctgctgtggtgggctatTGGCTGCTCTCGCAGCTGCTGGGCCTGTTGCTGTCCATCCTGGGACGTGTCAtgtgggggctgaaggtggtggtcttcctgggctgcttcctgctgATCGTCTCGGCGGCGCCCAACCCCTCGGTGCAGGCCTTGCTGCTGCTGTGCCTGCTCACCCTGTATGCCCTGCTGGGGAGGCTGAGTGGGGCGCGCCACTCCGGGAGCCAACTGGAGGCCAAGGTGCGCAACCTGGAGTGGCAGGTGGAGGAGCTGCGACGCCGGCAGAGGCGGGTATCCCCCAGGAACCTGGAGCAGGACGAGTGA
- the TMEM109 gene encoding voltage-gated monoatomic cation channel TMEM109 isoform X3 produces MTGWDPKVWCCCQALLQPAVAILMSVAFLHVAVGSTRHYHREAWREAAVQADFLSQLAQGMRETLEEWIGRDTLQLVTENVSAGFWIVSSGISAGLIILSGIAGQILSTFGVNGDHVVQPLKLGPAQVQTLLLWGLAAVVGYWLLSQLLGLLLSILGRVMWGLKVVVFLGCFLLIVSAAPNPSVQALLLLCLLTLYALLGRLSGARHSGSQLEAKVRNLEWQVEELRRRQRRVSPRNLEQDE; encoded by the exons ATGACTGGGTGGGATCCTAAGGTctggtgctgctgccaagccCTGCTCCAACCTGCTGTGGCTATCCTGATGTCAGTCGCTTTCCTTCATGTAGCCGTGGGGAGCACTCGGCACTATCACAGGGAAGCTTGGAGAGAGGCGGCTGTCCAGGCTGACTTCCTGTCCCAGCTGGCTCAGggcatgagggagaccctggagGAGTGGATTGGCCGGGACACACTTCAGCTAGTGACAGAG AACGTCTCTGCCGGGTTCTGGATTGTGTCCTCCGGCATCTCGGCAGGTCTGATCATCCTGTCCGGAATCGCAGGGCAGATCCTAAGCACCTTCGGAGTGAATG GTGATCACGTGGTCCAGCCCCTTAAGCTGGGCCCTGCCCAGGTACAGACCCTGCTGCTGTGGGgcctggctgctgtggtgggctatTGGCTGCTCTCGCAGCTGCTGGGCCTGTTGCTGTCCATCCTGGGACGTGTCAtgtgggggctgaaggtggtggtcttcctgggctgcttcctgctgATCGTCTCGGCGGCGCCCAACCCCTCGGTGCAGGCCTTGCTGCTGCTGTGCCTGCTCACCCTGTATGCCCTGCTGGGGAGGCTGAGTGGGGCGCGCCACTCCGGGAGCCAACTGGAGGCCAAGGTGCGCAACCTGGAGTGGCAGGTGGAGGAGCTGCGACGCCGGCAGAGGCGGGTATCCCCCAGGAACCTGGAGCAGGACGAGTGA